One region of Trachemys scripta elegans isolate TJP31775 chromosome 8, CAS_Tse_1.0, whole genome shotgun sequence genomic DNA includes:
- the LOC117881896 gene encoding uncharacterized protein LOC117881896 isoform X1: MNWDTQLNSILTATDSNVAKIKQRLNTTSISSKVDLLLDRINTEKVAFDESLAGFWQPGPTCLSLPHCRMATEELAAISSQLRSQAKVIESLTQSVNRLKQEKERQQQQIHNLEEEVGRLHNSPQSGLESLLGRRMEGLKSELRNLRQQVFHQPDGDCTPDVYPSSSVMQEVHESKKLLWREYECVRREVEQLKHKLNRQEEDLVNQMSETDEIKRTQSRYCKMLEDLMNSHKTQSDDLDKARLETRSTQEELGHIKSTVTDLKDQMKNLPLEEKLYTKPVGKESAHGMESNDLLREEEIFFSSLSDDSASELSLTDVSSDELSSATEIKEPEGSKDLSTPSLEQEDSTPKEEAGSMSDEDLSSDLFDSLPELNLSDL; this comes from the exons ATGAACTGGGACACACAGCTCAACTCCATACTGACTGCAACAGACAGCAACGTGGCTAAAATAAAG CAGCGTCTGAACACAACCAGCATCTCTTCCAAAG TGGATTTGCTGCTTGACAGAATAAACACTGAGAAGGTTGCATTTGATGAGTCTCTGGCTGGATTTTGGCAACCGGGTCCTACCTGCCTAAGTCTTCCACACTGCAGGATGGCAACAGAGGAGCTTGCAGCAATCAGCAGTCAGCTGCGTTCGCAAGCTAAG GTCATTGAGTCCCTCACCCAGTCAGTAAATCGACTGAAGCAGGAGAAGgagcgccagcagcagcagatccaTAACCTGGAAG aggagGTTGGTCGATTGCATAACAGCCCTCAGAGTGGCTTGGAGTCCCTGCTGGGGCGGAGAATGGAAGGGCTGAAGAGCGAGCTTCGTAACTTGCGACAGCAAGTGTTTCACCAGCCGGATGGAGATTGCACCCCGGATGTGTATCCCAGCTCCAGCGTCATGCAGGAGGTGCATGAGAG caaaaagCTCCTGTGGCGAGAATACGAGTGTGTGAGGAGAGAGGTGGAGCAACTGAAGCACAAGCTCA ACCGACAGGAGGAGGATCTAGTCAATCAGATGTCTGAAACTGATGAAATTAAGAGAACTCAAAGTCGATACTGCAAG ATGCTGGAAGATTTGATGAACAGTCACAAAACTCAATCTGATGACTTGGACAAAGCCAGGTTGGAGACACGGAGCACCCAGGAGGAGCTCGGCCACATCAA ATCCACCGTCACTGACCTGAAAGACCAAATGAAAAATCTGCCCTTGGAAGAGAAGTTATACACTAAGCCCGTAGGAAAGGAAAGTGCTCATGGGA TGGAAAGCAATGATTTGCTGAGAGAAGAGGagatatttttttcctccctgagtGATGATTCTGCCTCTGAGCTCAGTCTCACAGATGTCAGCTCGGATGAGCTCTCTAGTGCCACAGAGATTAAGGAGCCTGAAG GATCCAAAGACCTCTCCACCCCAAGCCTGGAGCAGGAGGACAGCACCCCCAAGGAGGAGGCTGGAAGCATGTCGGATGAGGACCTCAGCAGTGACCTGTTTGACAGTCTGCCTGAACTTAATCTGAGTGATCTTTAA
- the MMACHC gene encoding methylmalonic aciduria and homocystinuria type C protein isoform X1 has product MLPLDLNGRQCILGSVAWAGCTVCITYEDSRSLLHVMKFCAATVGQNLGVFVLMDVCLYLLKVGWYNAVLQPSFHLQYSEDTLAFIVLSTPSMFDRAFKPFVDKQLLKKINDPVDQCVSYHLSLVKESLPDQRVDIIYDYEILPNRKPKFLAQTAAHVAGAAYYYQRKDVRCDPWGEKKIYGVCIHPRYGGWFAIRGLLIFPDVQVPFLEQVAPVDCVASEEKRIELLEKFNFHWRDWSYRDIIEVKERYSEEQKAYFGAPPAERFKLLEVQGVVQRSAYC; this is encoded by the exons ATGCTCCCTCTTGATTTGAATGGAaggcagtgcattctgggatctGTAGCCTGGGCAGGCTGCACCGTCTGTATTACATATGAAGATAGCCGCAGTCTCCTTCATGTTATGAAATTCTGCGCAGCCACGGTAGGACAAAATCTAGGGGTCTTTGTTCTAATGGATGTTTGTCTTTATTTGCTGAAGGTTGGGTGGTACAATGCTGTTCTTCAGCCGTCCTTTCACCTCCAATACTCCGAGGACACCCTGGCATTCATTGTCCTCAGCACCCCCTCAATGTTTGACAGAGCCTTTAAACCCTTTGTAGACAAACAgctgctgaaaaaaatcaatgaccCAGTGGATCAATGCGTTTCTTATCATCTGTCACTCGTGAAGGAG AGTCTCCCTGACCAGAGGGTGGACATCATCTATGATTATGAGATCCTGCCAAACCGGAAGCCCAAGTTTCTGGCCCAGACAGCTGCCCATGTGGCTGGAGCAGCATATTACTACCAGAGGAAGGATGTGAGGTGTGATCCCTGGGGAGAAAAG AAGATCTATGGTGTTTGTATTCATCCCCGGTACGGAGGCTGGTTTGCTATCCGAGGTCTCCTCATATTCCCAGATGTTCAGGTGCCATTCCTGGAGCAGGTTGCCCCTGTTGATTGTGTGGCCTCGGAGGAGAAGCGAATAGAACTGCTGGAGAAATTCAATTTCCACTGGCGGGACTGGAGCTATAGGGACATCATTGAAGTGAAGGAACGGTACTCGGAGGAGCAGAAAGCCTACTTTGGAGCTCCTCCAGCAGAGAGATTCAAACTGCTAGAGGTGCAGGGAGTTGTCCAGAGAAGTGCGTACTGCTGA
- the MMACHC gene encoding methylmalonic aciduria and homocystinuria type C protein isoform X2 translates to MILRARSHGGRETTSPVIPRAMGSMEPNVAALERRVRGCLCDFGFEVSPLKVGWYNAVLQPSFHLQYSEDTLAFIVLSTPSMFDRAFKPFVDKQLLKKINDPVDQCVSYHLSLVKESLPDQRVDIIYDYEILPNRKPKFLAQTAAHVAGAAYYYQRKDVRCDPWGEKKIYGVCIHPRYGGWFAIRGLLIFPDVQVPFLEQVAPVDCVASEEKRIELLEKFNFHWRDWSYRDIIEVKERYSEEQKAYFGAPPAERFKLLEVQGVVQRSAYC, encoded by the exons ATGATACTCCGCGCGCGCAGCCATGGCGGGCGGGAGACTACATCTCCCGTGATCCCCCGCGCGATGGGCAGCATGGAGCCAAACGTGGCTGCGCTGGAGAGGCGAGTCCGCGGTTGCCTGTGCGATTTCGGTTTCGAGGTTTCTCCCCTCAAG GTTGGGTGGTACAATGCTGTTCTTCAGCCGTCCTTTCACCTCCAATACTCCGAGGACACCCTGGCATTCATTGTCCTCAGCACCCCCTCAATGTTTGACAGAGCCTTTAAACCCTTTGTAGACAAACAgctgctgaaaaaaatcaatgaccCAGTGGATCAATGCGTTTCTTATCATCTGTCACTCGTGAAGGAG AGTCTCCCTGACCAGAGGGTGGACATCATCTATGATTATGAGATCCTGCCAAACCGGAAGCCCAAGTTTCTGGCCCAGACAGCTGCCCATGTGGCTGGAGCAGCATATTACTACCAGAGGAAGGATGTGAGGTGTGATCCCTGGGGAGAAAAG AAGATCTATGGTGTTTGTATTCATCCCCGGTACGGAGGCTGGTTTGCTATCCGAGGTCTCCTCATATTCCCAGATGTTCAGGTGCCATTCCTGGAGCAGGTTGCCCCTGTTGATTGTGTGGCCTCGGAGGAGAAGCGAATAGAACTGCTGGAGAAATTCAATTTCCACTGGCGGGACTGGAGCTATAGGGACATCATTGAAGTGAAGGAACGGTACTCGGAGGAGCAGAAAGCCTACTTTGGAGCTCCTCCAGCAGAGAGATTCAAACTGCTAGAGGTGCAGGGAGTTGTCCAGAGAAGTGCGTACTGCTGA
- the LOC117881896 gene encoding uncharacterized protein LOC117881896 isoform X2, translated as MNWDTQLNSILTATDSNVAKIKRLNTTSISSKVDLLLDRINTEKVAFDESLAGFWQPGPTCLSLPHCRMATEELAAISSQLRSQAKVIESLTQSVNRLKQEKERQQQQIHNLEEEVGRLHNSPQSGLESLLGRRMEGLKSELRNLRQQVFHQPDGDCTPDVYPSSSVMQEVHESKKLLWREYECVRREVEQLKHKLNRQEEDLVNQMSETDEIKRTQSRYCKMLEDLMNSHKTQSDDLDKARLETRSTQEELGHIKSTVTDLKDQMKNLPLEEKLYTKPVGKESAHGMESNDLLREEEIFFSSLSDDSASELSLTDVSSDELSSATEIKEPEGSKDLSTPSLEQEDSTPKEEAGSMSDEDLSSDLFDSLPELNLSDL; from the exons ATGAACTGGGACACACAGCTCAACTCCATACTGACTGCAACAGACAGCAACGTGGCTAAAATAAAG CGTCTGAACACAACCAGCATCTCTTCCAAAG TGGATTTGCTGCTTGACAGAATAAACACTGAGAAGGTTGCATTTGATGAGTCTCTGGCTGGATTTTGGCAACCGGGTCCTACCTGCCTAAGTCTTCCACACTGCAGGATGGCAACAGAGGAGCTTGCAGCAATCAGCAGTCAGCTGCGTTCGCAAGCTAAG GTCATTGAGTCCCTCACCCAGTCAGTAAATCGACTGAAGCAGGAGAAGgagcgccagcagcagcagatccaTAACCTGGAAG aggagGTTGGTCGATTGCATAACAGCCCTCAGAGTGGCTTGGAGTCCCTGCTGGGGCGGAGAATGGAAGGGCTGAAGAGCGAGCTTCGTAACTTGCGACAGCAAGTGTTTCACCAGCCGGATGGAGATTGCACCCCGGATGTGTATCCCAGCTCCAGCGTCATGCAGGAGGTGCATGAGAG caaaaagCTCCTGTGGCGAGAATACGAGTGTGTGAGGAGAGAGGTGGAGCAACTGAAGCACAAGCTCA ACCGACAGGAGGAGGATCTAGTCAATCAGATGTCTGAAACTGATGAAATTAAGAGAACTCAAAGTCGATACTGCAAG ATGCTGGAAGATTTGATGAACAGTCACAAAACTCAATCTGATGACTTGGACAAAGCCAGGTTGGAGACACGGAGCACCCAGGAGGAGCTCGGCCACATCAA ATCCACCGTCACTGACCTGAAAGACCAAATGAAAAATCTGCCCTTGGAAGAGAAGTTATACACTAAGCCCGTAGGAAAGGAAAGTGCTCATGGGA TGGAAAGCAATGATTTGCTGAGAGAAGAGGagatatttttttcctccctgagtGATGATTCTGCCTCTGAGCTCAGTCTCACAGATGTCAGCTCGGATGAGCTCTCTAGTGCCACAGAGATTAAGGAGCCTGAAG GATCCAAAGACCTCTCCACCCCAAGCCTGGAGCAGGAGGACAGCACCCCCAAGGAGGAGGCTGGAAGCATGTCGGATGAGGACCTCAGCAGTGACCTGTTTGACAGTCTGCCTGAACTTAATCTGAGTGATCTTTAA